The following coding sequences lie in one Phycicoccus duodecadis genomic window:
- a CDS encoding mechanosensitive ion channel family protein produces MPVTDATPALTLPGLTGLNADVLATVAERAQQWLVTDGVRVLLVLVMGVVARWLLHRLIGRVVATMTSRTATRLATNVAAGRILAAAATGVAHERHRQRVETMGSLLRSISTFVVGVVTLLTVMALVGLPLGPLLASAGVGGVAIGFGAQSLVKDFLSGIFMIFEDQYGVGDVIDTGEAIGTVEEVTLRVTRLRDADGITWYVRNGEIVRIGNRSQGFSAAWVDMPVSYREDIEKVLGVVRGASEAFGADPEWSDKLLEAPTVLGVDSITGQTVTVRVLAKCLPGENFGVQRELRARIKAAFDAHGIQGPPLPPFSAGPPR; encoded by the coding sequence ATGCCCGTGACTGACGCCACCCCCGCCCTCACCCTGCCCGGCCTGACCGGGCTGAACGCCGACGTGCTCGCCACGGTCGCCGAACGCGCCCAGCAGTGGCTCGTCACCGACGGCGTCCGGGTGCTGCTCGTGCTGGTCATGGGCGTCGTGGCGCGGTGGCTGCTGCACCGCCTGATCGGCCGGGTGGTGGCCACCATGACGTCGCGGACCGCGACCCGGCTGGCCACCAACGTCGCCGCCGGGCGGATCCTCGCGGCGGCCGCCACCGGCGTCGCGCACGAGCGGCACCGGCAGCGGGTCGAGACGATGGGTTCGCTGCTGCGCAGCATCTCGACGTTCGTGGTCGGCGTCGTCACCCTGCTGACCGTCATGGCCCTGGTGGGGCTGCCGCTGGGGCCGCTGCTGGCCTCGGCCGGCGTGGGCGGCGTCGCGATCGGCTTCGGCGCGCAGAGCCTGGTCAAGGACTTCCTGTCGGGGATCTTCATGATCTTCGAGGACCAGTACGGGGTCGGCGACGTCATCGACACCGGCGAGGCGATCGGCACCGTCGAGGAGGTCACCCTGCGCGTCACCCGGCTGCGCGACGCCGACGGCATCACGTGGTACGTCCGCAACGGCGAGATCGTCCGCATCGGCAACCGCTCGCAGGGCTTCTCGGCCGCGTGGGTCGACATGCCGGTGTCGTACCGCGAGGACATCGAGAAGGTGCTCGGCGTGGTGCGCGGGGCGTCCGAGGCGTTCGGGGCGGACCCCGAATGGTCCGACAAGCTCCTCGAGGCGCCGACCGTGCTGGGCGTCGACTCCATCACCGGCCAGACCGTCACCGTGCGGGTGCTGGCCAAGTGCCTGCCGGGCGAGAACTTCGGGGTGCAGCGCGAGCTGCGCGCCCGCATCAAGGCCGCGTTCGACGCCCACGGCATCCAGGGGCCCCCGCTGCCCCCGTTCTCGGCCGGGCCGCCGCGATGA
- a CDS encoding DsbA family protein: MSETTAPPRAAAEFWFDPLCPWAWMTSRWMGEVEKVRDVDVTWSVMSLSVLNEGRDLPEEYRALMDQGWGPVRVITAARAAHGDDVVKPLYDAIGSRIHHQTLGFDEAIAGGLAEVGLPASLAEAASSEEHDEALRASHQRAIDMVGDDVGTPVVAVDGVAFFGPVVTPAPKGEAAGLLWDGCVLVARTPGFYELKRSRTEGPIFDTEG; this comes from the coding sequence GTGAGCGAAACCACCGCACCCCCCCGCGCCGCCGCTGAGTTCTGGTTCGACCCTCTGTGCCCCTGGGCCTGGATGACCTCCCGCTGGATGGGCGAGGTCGAGAAGGTCCGCGACGTCGACGTCACCTGGTCGGTCATGAGCCTGTCGGTCCTCAACGAGGGCCGCGACCTGCCCGAGGAGTACCGCGCGCTGATGGACCAGGGCTGGGGCCCGGTCCGCGTCATCACCGCCGCCCGCGCCGCGCACGGTGACGACGTCGTGAAGCCTCTCTACGACGCCATCGGCTCGCGCATCCACCACCAGACGCTGGGCTTCGACGAGGCCATCGCCGGTGGCCTGGCCGAGGTCGGCCTCCCGGCGTCGCTGGCCGAGGCCGCCTCCTCCGAGGAGCACGACGAGGCGCTGCGGGCCAGCCACCAGCGCGCGATCGACATGGTCGGCGACGACGTGGGCACCCCCGTCGTGGCCGTCGACGGCGTGGCCTTCTTCGGCCCGGTGGTCACCCCGGCGCCCAAGGGCGAGGCCGCCGGGCTGCTCTGGGACGGCTGCGTCCTCGTGGCACGCACCCCCGGGTTCTACGAGCTCAAGCGCTCGCGGACCGAGGGCCCGATCTTCGACACCGAGGGCTGA
- a CDS encoding glycerophosphodiester phosphodiesterase family protein translates to MRAEDYAYLAAPRPLALAHRGGARLAANAGLENTLSAFARAVAMGYRYLETDVHATADGQVVAFHDAALDRVTDAAGRIADLPWSAVREARVGGREAPPLLSELLEAFPEARFNIDVKADAALAPTVAVVRAHDAAARVCLGSFSPRRIRAARRALGPGVATAAGQIGTAALRFSPGVVSRLLHTPAPVLQIPAEHRVGGRTVTLVTPGLLRRAHALGKHVHVWFHDGASEDAAEFHRLLDLGVDGIVADRIDVLADVLEVRGHPLGPRSEG, encoded by the coding sequence GTGCGCGCCGAGGACTACGCCTACCTGGCGGCGCCGCGGCCGCTGGCCCTGGCCCACCGCGGTGGCGCGCGGCTGGCCGCCAACGCCGGCCTCGAGAACACCCTGTCGGCGTTCGCCCGCGCGGTGGCGATGGGCTACCGCTACCTCGAGACCGACGTGCACGCCACCGCCGACGGGCAGGTCGTCGCGTTCCACGACGCCGCCCTCGACCGGGTGACGGACGCCGCCGGCCGCATCGCCGACCTCCCGTGGTCGGCGGTGCGCGAGGCCCGGGTGGGGGGCCGTGAGGCGCCCCCGCTGCTGTCCGAGCTGCTCGAGGCCTTCCCCGAGGCGCGGTTCAACATCGACGTCAAGGCCGACGCCGCCCTCGCCCCCACGGTGGCCGTGGTGCGCGCGCACGACGCCGCCGCGCGGGTGTGCCTCGGCTCGTTCTCGCCCCGGCGCATCCGGGCGGCCCGGCGCGCCCTCGGTCCGGGCGTCGCGACGGCCGCCGGGCAGATCGGGACGGCCGCCCTGCGCTTCAGCCCCGGGGTCGTCAGCCGGCTGCTGCACACCCCCGCCCCGGTGCTGCAGATCCCGGCCGAGCACCGGGTCGGCGGCCGTACCGTGACGCTCGTCACCCCGGGCCTGCTGCGCCGGGCCCACGCCCTCGGCAAGCACGTCCACGTGTGGTTCCACGACGGGGCGAGCGAGGACGCCGCGGAGTTCCACCGGCTGCTCGACCTGGGCGTCGACGGCATCGTGGCCGACCGTATCGACGTGCTGGCGGACGTGCTGGAAGTACGCGGTCACCCCCTCGGTCCCAGGTCGGAGGGCTAG
- a CDS encoding MFS transporter, with protein sequence MRTDTTTTTEGGPLSRPYVEVTVAVLALVTIVAFESMAVSTAMPDVARELHAVRSYGYAFSVMLTAQLLGIVVAGVWTDRSGPLPGALVGQLLLAAGAATCGMSMRLDLFLVGRALTGLGGGLLVVMLYVIAGRVYPEAIRPRLFTYISAAWVLPSLAGPPVSAWVTENLSWRWVFLGVVVPVLVTIVALARAQRRVDTSRLREVVSSRDHHTHVRTAWAGLGVAVAAGAVQLGTHELVVQWSPKTVVALLGLVGVGAIAPVLLPKATLLMGRGLPSVVLARALLCAAFYGGITYVPLFLVGQRHASLQVAGLVLAVGAIGWAVGAWYQGHDSLHLPRYRLVEVGGGLLTAGLLWLSLVAWLNLPAWLSVLALLLAGLAMGAGVTTTTIVGLEVCGVEQHGETSSALQLADVLGSVLGIAAVTAAFAAVHRPGHDNPLFGALFLGLAVVALVVVPAGQRIRT encoded by the coding sequence ATGCGCACGGACACGACGACGACCACCGAGGGCGGCCCCCTCAGCCGTCCCTACGTCGAGGTCACCGTCGCCGTCCTGGCCCTGGTCACGATCGTCGCCTTCGAGTCGATGGCCGTCTCCACGGCCATGCCCGACGTCGCCCGCGAGCTGCACGCCGTGCGCTCCTACGGCTACGCCTTCTCGGTGATGCTCACCGCCCAGCTCCTCGGCATCGTCGTCGCCGGCGTCTGGACCGACCGCTCCGGCCCGCTCCCCGGGGCGCTGGTCGGCCAGCTGCTGCTGGCCGCGGGCGCCGCCACGTGCGGGATGTCGATGCGGCTCGACCTGTTCCTCGTCGGGCGGGCCCTCACCGGCCTCGGCGGCGGCCTGTTGGTCGTGATGCTCTACGTCATCGCCGGGCGCGTCTACCCCGAGGCCATCCGCCCGCGGCTCTTCACCTACATCAGCGCCGCCTGGGTGCTGCCCTCGCTGGCGGGGCCGCCCGTGTCGGCCTGGGTCACCGAGAACCTCTCGTGGCGCTGGGTCTTCCTCGGCGTCGTCGTCCCGGTCCTCGTGACGATCGTGGCGCTCGCCCGGGCCCAGCGGCGGGTCGACACCAGCCGCCTGCGTGAGGTCGTCAGCTCGCGCGACCACCACACCCACGTACGCACCGCCTGGGCCGGGCTCGGCGTGGCGGTGGCCGCCGGCGCGGTGCAGCTCGGCACCCACGAGCTCGTCGTCCAGTGGTCGCCCAAGACCGTCGTGGCGCTCCTCGGCCTGGTCGGGGTCGGGGCCATCGCGCCGGTCCTGCTGCCCAAGGCCACCCTCCTGATGGGGCGCGGCCTGCCCAGCGTGGTGCTGGCGCGGGCGCTGCTGTGCGCCGCGTTCTACGGCGGCATCACCTACGTCCCGCTCTTCCTCGTGGGGCAGCGGCACGCCAGCCTCCAGGTCGCCGGCCTCGTCCTGGCGGTCGGCGCCATCGGCTGGGCGGTCGGTGCCTGGTACCAGGGGCACGACAGCCTGCACCTGCCGCGCTACCGCCTGGTCGAGGTCGGCGGCGGCCTGCTGACCGCCGGCCTGCTCTGGCTCTCGCTGGTGGCGTGGCTCAACCTGCCGGCCTGGCTCAGCGTCCTCGCGTTGCTCCTCGCCGGGCTGGCGATGGGCGCCGGGGTCACCACCACCACCATCGTCGGCCTCGAGGTGTGCGGGGTCGAGCAGCACGGTGAGACCTCGTCGGCCCTCCAGCTGGCCGACGTCCTCGGCAGCGTCCTGGGCATCGCCGCCGTCACCGCGGCCTTCGCGGCGGTGCACCGGCCCGGGCACGACAACCCGCTCTTCGGTGCCCTCTTCCTCGGCCTGGCCGTGGTCGCCCTCGTCGTGGTGCCGGCCGGTCAGCGCATCAGGACGTGA
- a CDS encoding glycoside hydrolase family 13 protein — translation MGKHGRVTETTLAPAAVGATVHAADSPDAPWWRDAVIYQIYPRSWADADGDGIGDLPGITARLPYLKDLGVDAVWLSPFYVSPMHDAGYDVADYRDVDPRFGTLADADAMIARAHDLGLKVLVDLVPNHTSSEHEWFRAALAAAPGSPERDRYVFRDGRGPHGEEPPNNWPSVFGGRGWSRVTEADGTPGQWYLHLFDTTQPDLNWHNPEVRAEFESVLRFWCDRGVDGFRVDVAHGLVKRDGLPDWHGAVGLYDEVLTEDGPDAVGDPAVLDHNATGDAPMWDQEGVHEIYRSWRAVLDSYGSPGRILCAEAWVKPEERLARYVRPAEMHQAFNFDFLETPWDAARITAVVESSLRSNDAVGAPTTWVLSNHDVVRHASRLGLDQSLPRTNGIRAGEPQPDAALGLRRARAYSALMLALPGGAYVYQGEELGLPEHTTMPDDVRQDPTFHATQREVTGRDGCRVPMPWTHDGPSLGFGPGDHPWLPQPEAYAGLAVDQQDGVEGSTLELYRTLLRLRREHRLGGGSLAWDAAASATVVAFRVAAQGDPGVLVVTNTGADPVTLPDGEVLVASGPLDDAGTLPADTTVWLRVAAG, via the coding sequence ATGGGGAAGCATGGGCGGGTGACCGAGACCACCCTGGCCCCCGCCGCTGTCGGCGCGACCGTGCACGCCGCCGACTCCCCCGACGCCCCCTGGTGGCGCGACGCCGTGATCTACCAGATCTACCCGCGCTCCTGGGCCGACGCCGACGGCGACGGCATCGGCGACCTGCCCGGCATCACCGCCCGGCTGCCGTACCTGAAGGACCTCGGGGTGGATGCCGTGTGGCTCAGCCCGTTCTACGTCTCGCCGATGCACGACGCCGGCTACGACGTGGCCGACTACCGCGACGTCGACCCGCGCTTCGGCACCCTGGCCGACGCCGACGCGATGATCGCGCGCGCCCACGACCTGGGCCTGAAGGTGCTCGTCGACCTCGTGCCCAACCACACCAGCAGCGAGCACGAGTGGTTCCGCGCGGCCCTGGCGGCGGCCCCCGGCAGCCCCGAGCGCGACCGCTACGTCTTCCGTGACGGCCGCGGGCCGCACGGCGAGGAGCCCCCGAACAACTGGCCGTCGGTCTTCGGCGGCCGCGGCTGGTCGCGGGTCACCGAGGCCGACGGGACGCCGGGCCAGTGGTACCTGCACCTCTTCGACACGACCCAGCCCGACCTGAACTGGCACAACCCCGAGGTGCGCGCGGAGTTCGAGTCGGTGCTGCGCTTCTGGTGCGACCGCGGCGTCGACGGCTTCCGGGTCGACGTCGCCCACGGCCTCGTCAAGCGCGACGGGCTGCCGGACTGGCACGGCGCCGTGGGCCTCTACGACGAGGTCCTCACCGAGGACGGGCCCGACGCCGTGGGCGACCCCGCGGTCCTGGACCACAACGCCACCGGCGACGCCCCGATGTGGGACCAGGAGGGCGTGCACGAGATCTACCGGTCGTGGCGGGCGGTGCTCGACTCCTACGGCTCCCCCGGCCGCATCCTGTGCGCCGAGGCGTGGGTCAAGCCCGAGGAGCGGCTGGCCCGCTACGTGCGCCCCGCCGAGATGCACCAGGCGTTCAACTTCGACTTCCTCGAGACCCCCTGGGACGCCGCGCGCATCACGGCCGTCGTCGAGTCCTCGCTGCGCAGCAACGACGCGGTCGGCGCCCCCACCACGTGGGTGCTCTCGAACCACGACGTCGTGCGGCACGCCTCGCGGCTCGGCCTCGACCAGTCGCTCCCCCGCACCAACGGCATCCGCGCCGGTGAGCCGCAGCCCGACGCCGCCCTGGGCCTGCGCCGGGCCCGCGCGTACTCCGCCCTGATGCTGGCGCTGCCCGGCGGGGCCTACGTCTACCAGGGCGAGGAGCTCGGCCTGCCCGAGCACACGACGATGCCCGACGACGTCCGCCAGGACCCGACCTTCCACGCGACCCAGCGCGAGGTGACCGGCCGCGACGGATGCCGGGTGCCGATGCCCTGGACCCACGACGGGCCCAGCCTCGGCTTCGGCCCGGGCGACCACCCGTGGCTGCCCCAGCCCGAGGCCTACGCCGGCCTCGCCGTCGACCAGCAGGACGGCGTCGAGGGCTCCACCCTCGAGCTCTACCGCACGCTGCTCCGGCTGCGGCGCGAACACCGGCTCGGGGGCGGCTCGCTCGCCTGGGACGCGGCGGCCTCGGCCACGGTCGTCGCGTTCCGGGTGGCCGCCCAGGGCGACCCCGGGGTCCTCGTGGTGACCAACACCGGCGCCGACCCGGTGACGCTCCCCGACGGCGAGGTCCTGGTCGCCTCCGGCCCGCTCGACGACGCCGGCACCCTGCCGGCCGACACGACGGTCTGGCTGCGGGTCGCGGCGGGCTGA
- a CDS encoding serine hydrolase domain-containing protein: MDLDPRTAARLDHRLATAQRDGRLPSVVAGIVRGGSLVWQGAVGTLDGRADGRPADGDTQYRMGSITKTFVGVCVLRLRDAGRLDLTDRFEEHVPGSPFGRATLEQLLSHAGGTPAETEGPWWERTPGGDWDALVASPTAPRFRAGRRFHYSNVGFGALGRLLEVHHGRGWADVVRTELLEPLGMSRTTTRPTGRAAQGLAVHPFADVLHAEPEHDGGAMAPAGQLWTTVPDLARWAAFLAGDTAGLLAADTLAEMCEPHHVDDQAGQPWTGAHGLGWQLWNVDGERFAGHGGSMPGFLAGLRVRLDDGDGVVVMANSTASPALRTLSEDLLGLYRDEVPAPVTAWSATGNPALLELVGAWHWGSSTTTARAVGEHLVLGEPGQARGSRFAPVGPDAWVGLDGYHTGEPLRVVRRPDGTVSHLDLASFLFTRTPYDPTADVPGGVDDRGWH; this comes from the coding sequence GTGGACCTCGACCCGCGCACCGCCGCCCGCCTCGACCACCGCCTCGCGACCGCCCAGCGCGACGGCCGGCTGCCGTCGGTGGTGGCCGGCATCGTGCGTGGCGGCTCGCTCGTCTGGCAGGGCGCGGTGGGGACCCTCGACGGCCGGGCCGACGGCCGGCCGGCCGACGGCGACACCCAGTACCGGATGGGCTCGATCACCAAGACCTTCGTGGGGGTGTGCGTGCTGCGGCTGCGCGACGCCGGGCGGCTCGACCTCACCGACCGCTTCGAGGAGCATGTGCCCGGGTCGCCGTTCGGGCGGGCCACGCTCGAGCAGCTGCTGTCGCACGCGGGCGGGACGCCGGCCGAGACCGAGGGGCCCTGGTGGGAGCGCACCCCGGGCGGTGACTGGGACGCCCTCGTCGCCTCCCCGACCGCGCCGCGCTTCCGGGCCGGGCGCCGGTTCCACTACTCCAACGTGGGGTTCGGGGCGCTGGGGCGCCTGCTCGAGGTGCACCACGGCCGCGGCTGGGCCGACGTCGTCCGCACCGAGCTGCTCGAGCCCCTCGGGATGTCGCGCACCACGACCCGGCCGACCGGGCGCGCGGCGCAGGGGCTGGCGGTGCATCCGTTCGCCGACGTGCTGCACGCCGAGCCCGAGCACGACGGCGGGGCGATGGCGCCCGCGGGGCAGCTGTGGACCACCGTGCCCGACCTCGCCCGCTGGGCCGCGTTCCTGGCCGGCGACACCGCGGGCCTGCTCGCCGCCGACACCCTGGCTGAGATGTGCGAGCCGCACCACGTCGACGACCAGGCCGGCCAGCCCTGGACGGGGGCCCATGGCCTCGGCTGGCAGCTGTGGAACGTCGACGGCGAGCGCTTCGCCGGCCACGGCGGGTCGATGCCGGGGTTCCTCGCCGGGCTGCGGGTGCGGCTCGACGACGGCGACGGGGTGGTCGTGATGGCCAACAGCACCGCGTCCCCCGCCTTGCGCACGCTGTCGGAGGACCTGCTCGGGCTGTACCGCGACGAGGTGCCGGCACCGGTGACCGCCTGGTCGGCGACCGGGAACCCCGCGCTGCTCGAGCTCGTCGGCGCCTGGCACTGGGGGTCGTCGACCACCACGGCCCGGGCGGTCGGCGAGCACCTGGTGCTGGGCGAGCCCGGGCAGGCGCGCGGGTCACGGTTCGCGCCCGTCGGGCCGGACGCCTGGGTCGGCCTCGACGGCTACCACACCGGCGAGCCGCTGCGGGTGGTGCGGCGGCCCGACGGCACCGTCTCGCATCTCGACCTCGCCTCGTTCCTCTTCACCCGGACGCCCTACGACCCCACGGCCGACGTGCCCGGCGGCGTCGACGACCGCGGCTGGCACTGA
- a CDS encoding acyl-CoA thioesterase gives MADPYVVDVPLRWSDMDAYGHVNNVQYLRLLEDARVIGFREWFPGRPALLDEGIVVTRHAIEYRAPLTYRPDPVEVAMWVTSVHGAGFDLGYVVRDPAGVGEATYAVAETGLALYDFATSRPRRLEPQAREQLAAHTGEAVAFRWNRR, from the coding sequence ATGGCCGACCCCTACGTCGTCGACGTGCCGCTGCGCTGGTCCGACATGGACGCCTACGGGCACGTGAACAACGTCCAGTACCTGCGCCTGCTCGAGGACGCGCGCGTCATCGGGTTCCGCGAGTGGTTCCCCGGCCGCCCGGCCCTGCTCGACGAGGGCATCGTCGTCACGCGCCACGCCATCGAGTACCGTGCGCCGCTGACCTACCGGCCCGACCCAGTCGAGGTCGCGATGTGGGTCACGTCGGTGCACGGCGCCGGGTTCGACCTCGGCTACGTGGTGCGCGACCCGGCCGGCGTGGGGGAGGCCACGTACGCCGTGGCCGAGACGGGGCTGGCGCTCTACGACTTCGCCACCTCGCGCCCCCGGCGGCTCGAACCCCAGGCGCGCGAGCAGCTGGCCGCGCACACCGGCGAGGCCGTGGCGTTCCGGTGGAACCGGCGGTGA
- a CDS encoding globin codes for MSLYDEVGGAPTFERLVHAFYEGVAADAPLRALYPEEDLAPAERRLRMFLTQYFGGPNTYSQERGHPRLRMRHVPYPVTLDMRDRWMRHMLDAVEQAGIPEPQAEQMRDYFLRAAHMLVNTDDGHGHPPLTP; via the coding sequence ATGAGCCTCTACGACGAGGTCGGCGGGGCGCCGACGTTCGAGCGGCTGGTCCACGCGTTCTACGAGGGCGTGGCCGCGGACGCCCCCCTGCGGGCGCTCTACCCGGAGGAGGACCTCGCGCCGGCCGAGCGGCGGCTGCGGATGTTCCTCACCCAGTACTTCGGCGGCCCCAACACCTACAGCCAGGAGCGCGGCCACCCGCGGCTGCGGATGCGGCACGTGCCCTACCCGGTCACGCTCGACATGCGCGACCGGTGGATGCGGCACATGCTCGACGCCGTCGAGCAGGCCGGCATCCCCGAGCCGCAGGCCGAGCAGATGCGCGACTACTTCCTGCGGGCCGCGCACATGCTGGTCAACACCGACGACGGGCACGGCCACCCGCCGCTCACCCCCTGA
- the pepN gene encoding aminopeptidase N codes for MPGTNLTRVEAAARAALVAVDTHDVELDVTTGAETFATASTIRFTCSEPGAETFLDFIGASVEEIVLNGTSLDPAEHFADSRVRLPGLAADNTVTVRATGRYTNFGEGLHRFVDPVDDEVYLYTQFEVPDSRRAFPVFEQPDLKAAFAFTVTAPAHWQVVSNSPTPEPTPAGEGTATWAFARTPRISSYITALVAGPYDVVRDSVSTRAGEVPLGIFCRRSLSPYLDADNLFDLTKKGFAYFEEEFDCAYPFAKYDQLFSPEYNMGAMENAGCVTIAEIYVFRSKVTEALVERRALTVLHELAHMWFGDLVTMRWWDDLWLNESFAEWASTTCQAEATEWTDAWTTFCTHEKDWAYDQDQLSTTHPIVAPIEDLRDVEVNFDGITYAKGASVLKQLVAYVGREPFRDGLRTYFRTHAWGNTTLDDLLVELETTSGRDLRTWSKAWLETAGVNTLRPNLEVDEHGRVTAAAIEQTSAEHVGTLRPHRLRVGLYDVRDGALERTDTLEVDVDGPVTELAALVGRPQPDLLLVNDDDLTYAKIRLDERSLATALAHPRGFGSPLPRALVMASAWDMTREGEMGARRYAELVLATLPGESDSTLVRTLISQLRVAVFQFTAPQHRDATRAATRDRLWEIARDAEPGSDAQLQLVTAAAGFTAAGDDPAVVRGLYEGTTVLEGLDVDFEVRWALLTALAATGTAGEAEIAAELAREDTSTARERAARARAAVPTAEAKERAWRAGAVDGGLPAAVVEMIGLGFTRAGTPAELLRPYVERYLSMLDTVEQQGSHALIEALVLGFYPRSLADAGLLDATRTWLDEHPDAPAALRRLVAENRDPVARALTAQERDARD; via the coding sequence GTGCCGGGCACGAACCTCACCCGCGTCGAGGCGGCGGCCCGCGCCGCCCTCGTCGCCGTCGACACCCACGACGTCGAGCTCGACGTCACGACGGGCGCGGAGACGTTCGCGACAGCCAGCACCATCCGGTTCACCTGCTCCGAGCCCGGCGCCGAGACCTTCCTCGACTTCATCGGCGCCTCGGTCGAGGAGATCGTCCTCAACGGCACCTCGCTCGACCCGGCCGAGCACTTCGCCGACAGCCGGGTCCGCCTGCCCGGGCTGGCTGCCGACAACACCGTGACCGTGCGCGCCACCGGCCGGTACACCAACTTCGGTGAGGGGCTGCACCGGTTCGTCGACCCCGTCGACGACGAGGTCTACCTCTACACCCAGTTCGAGGTGCCCGACAGCCGCCGCGCCTTCCCCGTGTTCGAACAGCCCGACCTCAAGGCCGCCTTCGCCTTCACCGTCACCGCGCCCGCGCACTGGCAGGTCGTCTCGAACTCGCCCACCCCCGAGCCCACCCCGGCCGGCGAGGGCACCGCCACCTGGGCCTTCGCGCGCACCCCCCGCATCTCGAGCTACATCACCGCGCTGGTCGCGGGTCCGTACGACGTCGTGCGCGACAGCGTCAGCACCCGCGCCGGCGAGGTCCCCCTGGGCATCTTCTGCCGTCGCAGCCTCAGCCCCTACCTCGACGCCGACAACCTCTTCGACCTGACGAAGAAGGGCTTCGCGTACTTCGAGGAGGAGTTCGACTGCGCCTACCCGTTCGCCAAGTACGACCAGCTGTTCTCGCCGGAGTACAACATGGGCGCGATGGAGAACGCGGGCTGCGTCACCATCGCCGAGATCTACGTCTTCCGGTCCAAGGTCACCGAGGCCCTGGTCGAGCGCCGGGCCCTCACCGTGCTGCACGAGCTGGCCCACATGTGGTTCGGCGACCTCGTCACGATGCGCTGGTGGGACGACCTCTGGCTCAACGAGTCCTTCGCCGAGTGGGCCTCGACCACCTGCCAGGCCGAGGCCACGGAGTGGACCGACGCGTGGACCACCTTCTGCACGCACGAGAAGGACTGGGCCTACGACCAGGACCAGCTGAGCACCACGCACCCGATCGTGGCGCCCATCGAGGACCTGCGCGACGTCGAGGTGAACTTCGACGGCATCACCTACGCCAAGGGCGCCTCGGTGCTCAAGCAGCTCGTGGCCTACGTGGGCCGCGAGCCGTTCCGCGACGGGCTGCGCACCTACTTCCGCACCCACGCCTGGGGCAACACCACCCTCGACGACCTGCTCGTCGAGCTCGAGACCACCTCCGGGCGCGACCTGCGCACCTGGAGCAAGGCCTGGCTCGAGACCGCCGGTGTCAACACGCTGCGCCCGAACCTCGAGGTCGACGAGCACGGCCGGGTCACCGCCGCGGCGATCGAGCAGACCTCGGCCGAGCACGTCGGCACCCTGCGCCCGCACCGGCTGCGGGTCGGCCTCTACGACGTGCGCGACGGGGCGCTGGAGCGCACCGACACCCTCGAGGTCGACGTCGACGGCCCGGTCACCGAGCTGGCGGCCCTGGTCGGCCGCCCGCAGCCCGACCTGCTGCTCGTCAACGACGACGACCTCACCTACGCCAAGATCCGCCTCGACGAGCGCTCGCTGGCCACCGCGCTGGCGCACCCGCGCGGCTTCGGCTCGCCGCTGCCCCGCGCGCTGGTCATGGCGTCGGCCTGGGACATGACCCGTGAGGGTGAGATGGGGGCCCGCCGCTACGCGGAGCTCGTGCTGGCGACGCTGCCCGGCGAGAGCGACTCGACGCTGGTGCGCACCCTCATCAGCCAGCTCCGCGTCGCGGTCTTCCAGTTCACCGCCCCCCAGCACCGTGACGCCACCCGCGCGGCCACCCGCGACCGTCTCTGGGAGATCGCCCGCGACGCCGAGCCCGGCAGTGACGCCCAGCTCCAGCTGGTCACCGCCGCCGCCGGGTTCACCGCGGCCGGCGACGACCCCGCCGTCGTGCGCGGGCTCTACGAGGGCACCACCGTCCTCGAGGGCCTCGACGTCGACTTCGAGGTGCGCTGGGCCCTGCTCACCGCGCTGGCCGCCACCGGCACCGCGGGCGAGGCCGAGATCGCCGCCGAGCTGGCGCGCGAGGACACCTCGACCGCTCGCGAGCGTGCGGCCCGGGCGCGGGCCGCGGTCCCCACCGCCGAGGCCAAGGAGCGCGCCTGGCGGGCCGGGGCCGTCGACGGTGGCCTGCCCGCCGCGGTGGTCGAGATGATCGGCCTCGGCTTCACCCGTGCGGGGACGCCGGCCGAGCTGCTGCGGCCCTACGTCGAGCGCTACCTCTCGATGCTCGACACCGTCGAGCAGCAGGGCTCGCACGCCCTCATCGAGGCGCTCGTGCTGGGCTTCTACCCCCGCTCCCTGGCCGACGCCGGGCTGCTCGACGCCACCCGCACCTGGCTCGACGAGCATCCCGACGCCCCCGCCGCGCTGCGCCGCCTGGTCGCCGAGAACCGCGACCCCGTGGCGCGCGCCCTCACCGCCCAGGAGCGCGATGCCCGTGACTGA
- a CDS encoding ribose-5-phosphate isomerase gives MTRVHIGGDHAAFEMLGDLAAFLEAEGHEVVHHGPHTYDALDDYPVYVLRAAAAVAAEPDSLGVVLGGSGNGEQMAANKVKGLRAALCYDEELARLAREHNDARVISIGARMTDPELARAMVRTFVATPFSGEERHARRLAMLEAFEADGTLPPLP, from the coding sequence ATGACGCGGGTGCACATCGGCGGCGACCACGCCGCCTTCGAGATGCTCGGCGACCTCGCCGCGTTCCTCGAGGCCGAGGGGCACGAGGTGGTCCACCACGGGCCGCACACCTACGACGCCCTCGACGACTACCCGGTCTACGTGCTGCGGGCAGCCGCGGCGGTGGCGGCCGAGCCCGACAGCCTCGGGGTCGTCCTCGGTGGGTCGGGCAACGGCGAGCAGATGGCCGCGAACAAGGTGAAGGGCCTGCGCGCGGCGCTCTGCTACGACGAGGAGCTCGCCCGCCTGGCGCGCGAGCACAACGACGCGCGGGTCATCAGCATCGGGGCGCGGATGACCGACCCCGAGCTGGCCCGGGCGATGGTGCGCACGTTCGTGGCGACCCCGTTCAGCGGTGAGGAGCGCCATGCGCGCCGCCTCGCCATGCTCGAGGCCTTCGAGGCCGACGGCACGCTCCCGCCGCTGCCGTGA